Genomic window (Bacillus vallismortis):
ATTACTGACGAGCGGAGCAATGGACGGGGAAAAATTAAGCTAGTTACCAGAAGTTTTCGGTGTTCAGCAAGAAACAATCGTTGCATTCCAATCTATGAAATTATATACTACTATTAGTACCTAGTCTTAATTGTCCGGATGGTGTTTAGACATGAGAAGAAATAAGAGAGAACGCCAGGAATTACTTCAGCAGACGATACAAGCAACCCCCTTTATTACAGATGAAGAATTAGCGGGTAAATTCGGGGTGAGCATCCAGACAATTCGTTTGGACCGCTTAGAGCTATCGATACCGGAGCTGAGAGAAAGAATTAAGAACGTTGCAGAGAAAACGCTTGAAGATGAAGTGAAATCCCTGTCACTGGACGAAGTTATCGGAGAAATTATTGACCTTGAGCTGGATGATCAGGCGATATCCATTTTAGAAATCAAACAGGAGCATGTGTTCAGCCGGAATCAAATTGCGAGAGGACACCATTTGTTTGCACAGGCGAATTCTTTGGCTGTGGCCGTTATTGATGACGAGCTGGCACTGACTGCAAGCGCAGACATCCGCTTTACAAGACAGGTAAAGCAGGGAGAACGTGTTGTAGCGAAAGCGAAAGTGACGGCGGTCGAAAAAGAAAAAGGAAGAACAGTTGTCGAAGTGAACAGCTATGTTGGCGAAGAAATTGTTTTTTCTGGACATTTTGACATGTACCGTTCAAAACAATTATAAAGGTGGAGCATGCATGAGAATAGCTGTAGATGCAATGGGAGGAGACCACGCTCCCAAAGCTGTTATTGACGGAGTTTTAAAGGGTATAGAGGCATTTGATGATCTCCATATCACACTTGTCGGTGACAAAACAACGATAGAATCACATTTAACAACAACACCAGATCGCATCACGGTGCTGCACGCAGATGAAGTGATTGAGCCTACGGATGAACCGGTCCGCGCTGTGCGAAGAAAAAAGAACTCATCTATGGTCCTTATGGCGCAGGAAGTTGCGGAAAACAGAGCTGACGCCTGCATATCAGCAGGAAATACCGGCGCGTTAATGACAGCCGGTCTGTTTATTGTCGGCAGAATTAAAGGGATTGACCGTCCGGCGCTTGCCCCGACGCTTCCGACCATTTCAGGAGATGGATTTCTTC
Coding sequences:
- the fapR gene encoding transcription factor FapR; amino-acid sequence: MRRNKRERQELLQQTIQATPFITDEELAGKFGVSIQTIRLDRLELSIPELRERIKNVAEKTLEDEVKSLSLDEVIGEIIDLELDDQAISILEIKQEHVFSRNQIARGHHLFAQANSLAVAVIDDELALTASADIRFTRQVKQGERVVAKAKVTAVEKEKGRTVVEVNSYVGEEIVFSGHFDMYRSKQL